The DNA segment TAGAGCGATCGCAACTGACCAACTCTTTGTACAACTGTTGCAAAGCCATCGCTGAGCAATGGGGGTGCCGTGCTTGTCTTTGCGGATGCCATTATTCCGAATCCTCACAGCCTCTCCACAGTTTGGGCAGGGGGGCTTGTCCGTTACTTCACCTGGCTCACTTGCTTCGACCTGGGGAGGAGTTGTGGTGGAAAGGGCGATCGCTTCTTGGTCTAAAATCTCGCTTTCAGAAGCCGCTTGGGTTTCAGATTCCAGGTTGAAAAGTTTGAGCCGAGCCGCGTCTAGCCTGCGCTGGGTATCTTCCTTCCCTACCTCAACATCAACTAATTTCTTCCTGACCTCCGTGAGCTTGACCCGCAGTTCCTGATTGCGCTGCTCCAAGTCCTGAATTTTGGCATTCCGTTCGATGACCGCCTGCGTTCCTGCACTTTGTCTGAATGCTTCATTCTCGCTTCTCAGTCGTTCCACCTCCTCGCTTAAGCCACCCTCCTCAACTTTCCCAGCAGCTCTGCCCTCAACTCAGCTAGTTCTTGGCGGATAGGCGCGATCGCTTCAGTAACTTTCTCGTCTAGACGTGATTCTATATCGTCTAGCTGGAGGGATGGCACTGCTGGCATATCCCCAGCTTCTACATAGCTTTGTACAAAGTCGGTAAGCGCATCGGATGCGGTTTTACCATTGCGCCGTGCCTGCGCTTTAAACTCCTCCCAGAGTTCCGGTTCTATCCGAAAGGTAGCAAGTTGGGTCTTGTTCTCACTCATGTCTATATCCTCTAGCTAATGTCTAGATTATATAGCACTGGTATAGGCAATCTAGACTTTACAGAATCTTTATCTAGATTTGTCTAGATTGTATTTACATTTTTCGATAGATTGTATATATTGAGTATAGACAGGAGAAAGGCAAACGCTACACGCCAATCCCTGAAACACCGCTACATACAAGGACACAAGACAATGTTTAATGCCATCAAGACGATCACACTCGGTATAGGTTACGGGCTGTTTCTGACCTTTGCCGCATCTAACGAACGACGGGAGGCAGCGCTGGCAAGAGTACGCAGCACGCCACAGCCAGAACCAAAGACGCAGGCGGAACCAGAGGAGACAATCCCCAATCCTTGGCAGTGTCCAGCAGATGAAGCGCCTAGCCCAGCACCACAGCAGCCCAAAGCGATCGCGCCCCTGCTCCTACCCGCAGCTCCAGAACAACCCGAACCCGCCGTCACAGAACAGCCAAAAGTTGAAATCAACCTCACTGCCCTTGACTCAACAACACTTAGAAAACTTTGCACTCAGTACGGTATTACCTGGAGGAATGTCAGAGGGCAAGGACGACATCTCACAAAAGGAGCGATGGTATTCCAACTAGAACGAGTAGCCGCAGCCGCCTAGACCGCAGTGACCTGGAGGAAGTCCCAAAAAGCCTCGCGTCAAATCAAAAGGGCGATCGCACTCCGTCCAAAGATAGCGATCGCCCTAATCACCCAAACAAAGGTAATTACCCTCATGCTATTTCAAAGCGACATCCAAAACCTAGAATCTGAGATCGCCAGCCTTCAGGCAGTCATTGCCGCCCGTCAATCTCGCATCGACCAACTGAATCAAGCCGAAAACGTCGCAGGCAGTGCCATCCAGACGCTACAGGATGCCGTTGCTAAGGTTTCGGATCTGGCACCAGACGCGATCGCACTTCTTAAGAACGCAGTGCTAGGACTATTCAGCAGCGGAGAGGGGGAAGATAATCCCAGTCCAGAACCGGAGCCAACACCCGACGATGACGGCAACGATAACCCAGGCAGCTTTGACGATTTTGGTGGCGATGACGATAGCCCAGCAGATGATACAGACGGCGGCGACATCTCAACCGATGATGCTGAGCGCGATCGCATCCCAGCAGGTAGCCTCGTTCAGATCGAGAATCCAGCGACAGGCGAGAAAATCTCCTGGGTTACACCAGCCTCGGCACCTACGGAAATTGACCAGCCGAGCCAAAGCTACATCCATAAAGTCAAGGAACGGTTCAGGGCAACCCTCGGCTACAAGCACATTTCAGTCGCAGCGCTAACACCTCACTTTGTAAAAGCTGCCCTAAGAAATCGCACTGAAGATTTTATGAGCGCAGTCAATTTGGAACGGACGGGCAAACAATTCTGGATTGCCGTCGATTCTTGGTTACAGGATTTTGAGGCGCATCGGGCTGTGCAGCCTGGTTTCACCTTCTCGGAGACTCCTGAATCCTCCGCACTAACCCCAGAGTTTCTGGTTTACGAGGGTAGCGTCTGCATCGGCAAAATCAGGGAGAGTTTGACGCTAGGCGGATGGATTCACAAGGATCGCAGCCTCCAGCACCCATTCAAATGCCGGGAGGATGCTGCGGCGGACTTGTTTGCTCGGTACGAGAAACAGCAGGCGACGCTGCACAAGTCGCACAACGAAGTTTTAGCAGCGCACGGATTCTAGTCTGCTGGCTTGCGATGTTGTGGCTCTGATTTGAACTTTAACCATTTGGTTAAAGTTCAAAACGCCCACCAGTTAGACCTTTCACCCCATTCCGTAAAAAGTCTAGATTCTCTAGGAAGGGTCTGCGAAAAGTGCAGCCCCTTCCATTGCAAGGGAAATCCATAGACCGGGCGTTCTGACCTGGAGGGCAATCGCTCCCATAACAAGCGCCAAAGTCTCTCCCAGTTGAAGGAGTATACGAAACGTATATGTCCCCGGTTGAGAGCGAACAAGCGCAGATTTTTGCGGTAAAGCACTAAAAACTCACGGAGTGGGCATCTTGGCTAAACGTTCACCTAACTTCTGCCGAGAGTGCAAGATACCCGGACTAATGATGACCGGGTAAGGTTTAATTTTTCTCATGTGCTATCGGAAATTGTCATTATCAAGAGCTTATCTATGTATAAAATCCCCCCATCCCAGCACAACCTAGACCGCTTGCTTGATGCGAAAATAGGCACATCCTTTGATACCAGCGTTAACCCTGACGTGCTTGCCCAACTACTGGCTGACAAACGAAGTCCCAACACCCGTCGCGCATACGAAAGGGACGTAACACAGTTTTTCAAATTCATGACGGGCAAGGAAGTCACGCCCGACTTGGTACTAGAATTCCTGCATCTCGAACGTACCCAAGCCGTATCTGTAGTGCTGAAGTATAAGGCATCACTGATCCAAAAAGGACTGAAGGAGGCGACTGTTAACCGTCGTCTGGCTGCCATCAAAAGCCTTGTATCAATGGGGCGCAAGATAGGGGTTTGTGTTTACGGCTTGGAAGATGTATCTGGCGAGAAGGTACAGAAGTATCGGGATACCACCGGAATTGATGTTGATACATTCAAGCGAGTTCTAGCAGTATGCGATCGCTCCACTGTCCAAGGTAGCCGTGATTATGCACTGCTTAGGCTGCTCT comes from the Funiculus sociatus GB2-C1 genome and includes:
- a CDS encoding tyrosine-type recombinase/integrase, with amino-acid sequence MYKIPPSQHNLDRLLDAKIGTSFDTSVNPDVLAQLLADKRSPNTRRAYERDVTQFFKFMTGKEVTPDLVLEFLHLERTQAVSVVLKYKASLIQKGLKEATVNRRLAAIKSLVSMGRKIGVCVYGLEDVSGEKVQKYRDTTGIDVDTFKRVLAVCDRSTVQGSRDYALLRLLWGNALRRNEISQLNIGDFDPDAKTLRILGKGQGTQREVIDLAEGTVEAIAQWLDTRSDALDDTPLFTSLDFAKPGHRLTGDGIRKIVVKLCGKAGIKKTMSPHRIRHSAITAALDATDGNVRKVQKLSRHRQLDTLMIYDDNRGKDQAEVSNLLDEMIF